The proteins below come from a single Sorghum bicolor cultivar BTx623 chromosome 4, Sorghum_bicolor_NCBIv3, whole genome shotgun sequence genomic window:
- the LOC110434792 gene encoding atherin-like produces the protein MGLKRTLEQAQPSMANRLKVGAASKDLGSSDLRPPTGAESAPPRPLAGEFAPSSPKRVEAPHPQGQEGAPEPPRLGAEADPITISDGSGGDGSSRDACPMDEEVEASPTARRTPWPIGLHSVEEQRKKEEKEREQKTRQQPQEEQQLQPKGGEEGQQPAGPQLEELLEQDCRQELQEL, from the exons atgGG GTTGAaacggacgctcgagcaggcccagccctcaATGGCGAATAGGCTTAAAGTGGGCGCGGCCTCCAAAGATTTGG gctcctccgacctcCGACCGCCGACCGGTGCTGAGAGCGCCCCGCCCCGTCCCCTGGCGGGTGAGTTCGCCCCATCGTCGCCAAAGCGGGTCGAGGCGCCTCACCCCCaagggcaggagggagcccccgagcctccccgattggGGGCTGAGGCAgatcctatcactataagtgaCGGGTCTGGCGGCGATGGGTCTTCGAGGGACGCCTgccctatggacgaggaggtcgaggcctcTCCCACCGCGAGGCGGACaccttggcccatcgggctccactctGTCGAAGAGCAGAGGAAGAAAGAGGAAAAAGAGCGTGAGCAGAAGACGCGGCAACAGCCGCAGGAGGAACAGCAGCTGCAGCCGAAAGGAGGAGAGGAGgggcagcagccagcaggtccccagctcgaggagctgctggagcaggacTGTCGCCAGGAGCTACAGGAGCTCtag